Proteins encoded together in one Eublepharis macularius isolate TG4126 chromosome 2, MPM_Emac_v1.0, whole genome shotgun sequence window:
- the WIPF1 gene encoding LOW QUALITY PROTEIN: WAS/WASL-interacting protein family member 1 (The sequence of the model RefSeq protein was modified relative to this genomic sequence to represent the inferred CDS: deleted 1 base in 1 codon), producing the protein MPVPPPPAPPPPPTLALASTEKPVLNRSEQAGRNALLSDITKGKKLKKAVTNDRSAPVIENPKGGGSSGNSGGFSGGGGGSSGGGNSSYSGGGPPGLGGLFQSGMPKLRSTANRDNDSPGGRGPVFPPGGRVTLAKPFSPSGGVGRFPGPSVGQRTPTPEPQRNRMPPPRPDASCKPDAAVPPVPNTPRPVPSSLYNRGPPPVPATSRQASLGLTPPPFPGNRSVGLGGNVRQSTPGGYSPFANRPPLPPTPGRVAEDKPPPPPPPAVNRPPLNREPSLPPPPPQNSKPPVPSTPRPSFASQAPPPPPPPSRPGPPPVPPTASGNDEMPRLPQRNSSLAFPSPPSLPGSVRSGPLPPPPNERPPPPVRDPPSRSGPFPPPPPPISRNGSTSRALPTTPQLPSRGAFDKHRSGPVPPPPPDRPGGGPAPPPPPPPPSSALRNGFQDSSHDDEWESRFSFHPLSDLPPPEPYTPTNKSYPSKLARNDNRSGSSRRERGAPPLPPIPR; encoded by the exons ATGCCTGTCccacctcctccagctcctccacctcctccgacATTGGCTCTG GCCAGTACAGAGAAGCCTGTTTTAAACAGGTCAGAGCAAGCAGGGAGAAATGCTCTTCTGTCCGATATTACCAAAGGAAAAAAGCTCAAAAAGGCTGTTACCAATGATAGAAGTGCCCCAGTAATTGAGA ATCCtaaaggaggaggcagcagtgggaaCAGCGGTGGCTttagtggtggcggtggtggcagcagcggtggtggcaACAGTAGCTACAGTGGAGGTGGACCGCCTGGCTTAGGAGGCCTCTTCCAGTCAGGGATGCCAAAACTCAGGTCTACGGCAAACAGAGATAATG ATTCTCCAGGGGGCAGAGGTCCAGTTTTTCCACCCGGAGGAAGAGTGACATTGGCAAAGCCCTTTTCACCCTCAGGCGGTGTAGGGAGATTTCCAGGGCCTTCTGTTGGGCAAAGAACTCCAACTCCAGAGCCACAAAGAAATCGAATGCCTCCCCCAAGGCCCGATGCCAGTTGTAAGCCTGACGCAGCTGTCCCTCCTGTGCCAAATACTCCGAGACCTGTCCCATCAAGTCTGTACAATAGAGGGCCGCCTCCTGTGCCAGCAACATCTAGGCAAGCCAGTTTAGGGCTTACGCCACCACCTTTCCCAGGAAATAGAAGTGTAGGATTGGGAGGAAATGTTCGCCAGTCAACACCAGGTGGTTATTCTCCTTTTGCAAACCGTCCGCCTCTTCCTCCCACACCAGGCAGGGTGGCAGAAGATAagccacctccaccaccaccaccagcagtgAACAGGCCACCTCTTAATAGAGAGCCTtccttgccacctcctccacctcaAAACAGCAAGCCTCCGGTACCTTCCACACCTCGGCCATCTTTTGCCTCacaagctccccctccccctcctcctccaagtCGGCCAGGCCCACCTCCGGTTCCACCAACAGCCAGCGGAAATGACGAAATGCCACGACTTCCTCAAAGGAATTCATCTCTAGCCTTTCCTTCTCCACCAAGCTTGCCAGGCTCTGTCCGTTCCGGACCTCTTCCACCCCCACCGAACGAGAGGCCGCCACCTCCTGTAAGAGACCCGCCCAGTAGATCAG GACcctttcctcctccaccaccaccaatcagCAGAAATGGTAGCACTTCACGGGCATTGCCGACTACTCCACAGTTACCTTCCCGAGGAGCATTTGATAAACACCGAAGTGGACCAGTGCCGCCA CCCCCTCCTGACAGGCCTGGGGGCGGACCGGCACCTCCCCCTCCGCCTCCCCCTCCATCATCAGCTCTCCGAAACGGGTTCCAGGATTCTTCACATGACG ATGAGTGGGAGAGCCGGTTTTCCTTCCATCCTCTGTCTGACTTGCCACCTCCAGAGCCATACACGCCCACAAACAAAAGCTACCCCAGTAAACTGGCAAGAAACGACAACAGAA GTGGATCCAGCCGCAGAGAAAGAGGCGCCCCTCCTCTTCCACCTATTCCGAGGTGA